Within Desulfobacter sp., the genomic segment CGGTATTGTCCTTGAGCAGGTCGGTGCAGTCCCCAATCTGGTCTTTGGTCAGAAAGATCTGTTCGTAGTTGGTGGAATTCATGAAACACCAGGTATCCTGGTCGGAATATAGGTATTCCATATCCACTTCTTCAAGGTCGGCTTTTTCAAACTTGTCACCGGATCTGTAGGTCCGTTCAAACTGGGCGCCGGTAATCATATTTTTGAGTTTGCACTTGTACAGGGACTGGCCCTTGCCCGGCTTTTTAAACTCAAAGCCCACAATCACGTGGGGATCACCGTCTAGTTCCAGTTTAAGGCCTTTTCTCAAATCACTGGCTAAATACATTATTTCTCCTAAAATTCAGGGGTTAGAAATTGATATTAATCTTATATAAAAGTGCCCATAATAAACCACAATACGGGCATATTGGCAAGATCCCTTTAAAAACAACTTGCTTTTTGCCGCCATTTATAGGAAAATTCGCTGATTTAGAGTTTAACCCTTTCAGGAAAGCATCATGATCATAGTAATTGATTTTGGATCACAGTTTAACCAGCTTATTGCCAGGCGGGTCAGGGAAAATAACGTATACTGCCAGGTGGAGCCGGCGGATATCTCCCTTGACAAGATTAAAGAAATGAATCCGGTGGGGATCATCCTTTCCGGCGGCCCCTCTTCCATTTACGAAGAGAACAGCCCTCAGATCGATGCAGGGATTTTTGATTTGGGCATTCCGGTGCTGGGCATCTGCTACGGCATGCA encodes:
- the efp gene encoding elongation factor P, which translates into the protein MYLASDLRKGLKLELDGDPHVIVGFEFKKPGKGQSLYKCKLKNMITGAQFERTYRSGDKFEKADLEEVDMEYLYSDQDTWCFMNSTNYEQIFLTKDQIGDCTDLLKDNTVCTVLLHNGNPIGVTLPNFVVLQVVTAEPWAKGDTATGDTKPATLETGFELQVPPFVNEGQMIRVDTRSREYVERVND